One region of Nitrospinaceae bacterium genomic DNA includes:
- a CDS encoding aerotolerance protein BatA produces the protein MTFFRFEDPWYLFLFFLFPLFAVWTYKNREAVIPYSSIGHLKTVQTARTNIISATPKVLRALACAFLILALAKPQEGQKRAEILSAGVDIILAIDTSGSMQALDFTKDGNRIDRLEVVKDVVSGFIKNRENDRMGMVVFGEEAFTQCPLTLDHDILLAFLRNLEIGIAGDSTAIGSAVGIAVKRLKDLKSKSKVIILLTDGRNNAGSISPVQAAEIGKAYGIKIYTIGVGTHGKAPFLVDSIFGKQYIYQDVKIDEKTLKEIAGKTGAQYFRATDTESLKTIYDQIDRLEKSEVKILDRSEYKELFHYFLIPGFLLVLLEIILTNTWLRRIP, from the coding sequence ATGACATTTTTTCGTTTTGAAGATCCCTGGTATCTATTCCTTTTCTTCCTGTTTCCCCTGTTCGCCGTTTGGACCTATAAAAACCGAGAGGCGGTCATCCCCTACTCTTCCATCGGGCATTTAAAGACCGTCCAGACCGCCCGAACGAATATTATTTCCGCCACACCAAAAGTTCTGCGGGCTCTGGCGTGCGCTTTTCTGATCCTCGCCCTGGCCAAGCCGCAGGAAGGACAAAAACGCGCCGAAATCCTTTCGGCAGGCGTGGACATCATCCTGGCCATCGACACCTCCGGCAGTATGCAGGCACTGGATTTCACTAAGGATGGCAATCGCATCGACCGCCTGGAGGTGGTCAAGGACGTCGTTTCCGGATTCATAAAAAACCGCGAGAACGACCGCATGGGCATGGTGGTTTTCGGCGAGGAAGCGTTCACTCAGTGCCCCCTGACCCTCGACCACGACATTCTGCTTGCCTTTCTGCGCAATCTGGAAATCGGCATCGCGGGCGATTCCACCGCCATCGGCTCCGCTGTGGGAATTGCGGTCAAGCGTCTGAAGGATCTGAAATCGAAATCGAAAGTCATCATTCTTTTAACCGACGGGCGCAACAACGCCGGAAGTATCTCACCCGTGCAGGCAGCGGAAATCGGCAAAGCCTACGGGATTAAAATCTATACAATCGGCGTAGGAACGCACGGCAAAGCCCCTTTTCTTGTGGACTCCATCTTTGGCAAGCAATACATCTATCAGGATGTAAAAATCGATGAAAAAACCCTGAAAGAAATTGCCGGGAAAACAGGAGCTCAATATTTCCGGGCCACGGACACGGAATCTCTAAAGACCATTTATGACCAGATCGACCGTCTGGAAAAGTCGGAAGTCAAAATTCTCGACCGCTCGGAATACAAAGAACTCTTTCACTATTTCCTCATTCCCGGATTTCTTCTGGTCCTTCTGGAAATCATTTTAACCAATACCTGGCTGCGGAGGATTCCTTAA